Within Candidatus Neomarinimicrobiota bacterium, the genomic segment GAGAAAATCTTCGATTCCTTGGGTTTGGAGGTTTGGAAGTTTGGAGGTTTGGAGGTTATTTGTAGCCATAGTATTCACAGATTCCATTAAGAATTTAATTTTAGGTAATTGCGTAATTTATATAACATTGCTTGGATCTTTTCAAGGTCATCAATAATGTCAGTTGATGAGAGATACTCCAATTTTTTAGCAATAATGATTTGTGTTTCAAGCTCAGATAATGAACCAAGACTAATATTAATAAATCGAACATACTCTTTATTGCTACCACGTGATGCCCCCTCAGCAATATTGCTAGGAATTGAGACTGCAGATCGTCTCATCTGAGAAACGAGTCCGTATCGCTCAGAATCAGGAAAATCGCTAGTCAGCAAGTAGA encodes:
- a CDS encoding four helix bundle protein — translated: MATHKELDVWKDSIEFVTRIYLLTSDFPDSERYGLVSQMRRSAVSIPSNIAEGASRGSNKEYVRFINISLGSLSELETQIIIAKKLEYLSSTDIIDDLEKIQAMLYKLRNYLKLNS